Proteins from a genomic interval of Oryctolagus cuniculus chromosome 8, mOryCun1.1, whole genome shotgun sequence:
- the LOC138843281 gene encoding large ribosomal subunit protein eL34-like: protein MVQRLTYRRRLSYNTTSNKTRLSRTPGNRIVYLYTKKVGKAPKSACGVCPGRLRGVRAVRPKVLMRLSKTKKHVSRAYGGSMCAKCVRDRIKRAFLIEEQKIFVKVLKAQAQSQKAK, encoded by the coding sequence ATGGTCCAGCGTTTGACGTACCGCCGGAGGCTCTCCTACAATACAACCTCCAACAAAACCAGACTGTCCCGAACTCCTGGTAACAGAATTGTTTACCTTTATACTAAGAAGGTTGGGAAGGCACCAAAATCTGCATGTGGTGTGTGCCCAGGCAGACTTCGTGGGGTTCGTGCTGTGAGACCTAAAGTCCTGATGAGATTGTCTAAAACCAAAAAACACGTCAGCAGGGCTTATGGTGGTTCCATGTGTGCTAAATGTGTCCGTGACAGGATCAAGCGTGCTTTCCTTATCGAGGAGCAGAAAATTTTTGTGAAAGTGTTGAAGGCACAAGCACAGAGTCAGAAagctaaataa